Proteins found in one Streptococcus iniae genomic segment:
- the tgt gene encoding tRNA guanosine(34) transglycosylase Tgt, whose protein sequence is MTDYPIKYRLIKKDKRTGARLGEIITPHGTFPTPMFMPVGTQATVKTQSPEELKEMGSGIILSNTYHLWLRPGDDLIARAGGLHKFMNWDQPILTDSGGFQVYSLADSRNITEEGVTFKNHLNGSKMFLSPEKAISIQNNLGSDIMMSFDECPQFYQPYDYVKKSIERTSRWAERGLKAHRRPHDQGLFGIVQGAGFEDLRRQSAADLVAMDFPGYSIGGLAVGETHDEMNAVLDFTTPLLPENKPRYLMGVGAPDSLIDGVIRGVDMFDCVLPTRIARNGTCMTSQGRLVVKNAKFAEDFTPLDHDCDCYTCQNYTRAYIRHLLKADETFGIRLTSYHNLYFLVNLMKKVRQAIMDDNLLEFREDFLERYGYNKSSRNF, encoded by the coding sequence ATGACAGATTATCCAATTAAATACCGTCTTATCAAAAAAGATAAGCGCACAGGTGCCCGTCTGGGAGAAATTATTACCCCACATGGCACTTTTCCAACACCTATGTTTATGCCAGTTGGTACCCAAGCCACTGTAAAGACGCAATCACCAGAAGAGTTAAAAGAGATGGGTTCAGGCATTATTCTTTCAAACACCTATCACTTATGGTTACGCCCTGGCGATGACCTGATTGCGCGTGCAGGTGGCTTGCATAAATTCATGAATTGGGATCAGCCAATTTTAACTGACTCAGGTGGTTTCCAAGTTTATTCTCTGGCCGATTCTCGTAACATCACAGAAGAAGGCGTTACCTTTAAAAACCATTTAAACGGCTCTAAAATGTTTTTGTCACCTGAAAAAGCAATCTCCATTCAGAACAATTTAGGTTCAGATATCATGATGAGTTTTGATGAGTGCCCACAATTTTACCAGCCATATGACTATGTTAAAAAATCAATTGAAAGAACAAGCCGTTGGGCAGAACGTGGCCTCAAAGCCCACCGTCGTCCACATGATCAAGGTCTTTTTGGGATTGTTCAAGGGGCTGGATTTGAAGATTTACGTCGTCAATCAGCTGCTGATTTAGTCGCTATGGATTTCCCAGGTTATTCAATTGGTGGTTTAGCAGTTGGAGAAACCCATGATGAAATGAATGCGGTGCTTGACTTTACAACTCCTTTGTTGCCTGAAAACAAGCCACGCTATCTAATGGGAGTTGGTGCTCCAGATAGTTTAATTGATGGCGTTATCCGTGGGGTTGACATGTTTGATTGTGTTCTTCCGACACGTATTGCTCGTAATGGAACCTGTATGACGAGTCAAGGGCGTTTGGTTGTTAAAAATGCTAAGTTTGCTGAAGATTTTACACCACTTGACCATGACTGTGATTGTTATACTTGTCAAAATTACACAAGAGCTTATATTCGTCACTTGCTTAAAGCAGATGAAACCTTTGGAATTCGTTTGACAAGCTACCATAACCTTTACTTCCTTGTCAACTTGATGAAAAAAGTGCGTCAAGCCATTATGGATGATAACCTTCTTGAGTTTAGAGAAGATTTCTTGGAACGTTATGGTTACAATAAATCATCACGTAATTTCTAA
- a CDS encoding tryptophan-rich sensory protein: MKKEKWLAYTLFIAHSMTLLLNYLTATGYLTGHSQKDISNHYHTLITPSSAAFSIWSVIYFLLLIIIVKAYLTKEATYLEKLKAIYPFVMGTFLFNALWVISFTSHQIGLSTLLISLYTVFLLIILIFLKQLENKLSLLSMSFGIHFGWLLIATLVNWTIFFQKINWEQPVISTILLAIILVLLSIFVIWLANKINNPFVLPPLSWAFYFIFTENQLGPVHLAKITIGFLALALAILIALTFSYMMIQSLRKQHY, encoded by the coding sequence ATGAAAAAAGAAAAATGGTTGGCCTACACACTCTTCATCGCCCACAGCATGACCTTACTTCTTAACTATTTAACTGCAACTGGATATTTAACAGGTCACAGTCAAAAAGACATTTCTAATCACTACCATACCCTAATCACCCCTTCATCAGCAGCTTTTTCTATCTGGTCCGTCATTTATTTTTTACTTCTTATCATTATTGTCAAAGCTTATCTGACAAAAGAAGCTACTTATCTTGAAAAACTTAAAGCCATTTACCCATTTGTTATGGGAACTTTCCTTTTTAATGCTTTGTGGGTCATCAGTTTTACAAGTCATCAGATTGGCTTATCTACACTGCTAATTTCACTTTATACTGTATTTCTGCTAATAATCCTTATCTTTTTAAAGCAATTGGAAAACAAACTCTCTCTTCTTAGTATGAGTTTTGGCATCCACTTTGGCTGGTTACTCATTGCAACACTTGTCAATTGGACAATCTTTTTTCAAAAAATCAACTGGGAACAGCCTGTTATTTCAACAATACTATTAGCAATTATTCTTGTACTTCTTAGTATTTTTGTCATTTGGCTTGCCAACAAAATCAACAACCCTTTTGTCTTACCACCACTCAGTTGGGCCTTTTACTTTATCTTTACCGAAAATCAACTTGGACCAGTTCATTTGGCTAAAATAACAATTGGTTTTTTAGCTCTTGCTTTAGCCATTCTTATAGCACTTACTTTTAGTTATATGATGATTCAAAGCTTGCGAAAACAACACTATTAA
- the polA gene encoding DNA polymerase I, which yields MDKKNRLLLIDGSSVAFRAFFALYNQIDRFKNQAGLHTNAIYGFHLMLDHMMKRVDPTHILVAFDAGKTTFRTEMFADYKAGRAKTPEEFREQFPYIREMLTALGVPFYDLDNYEADDIIGTLDKMAERTEVPFDVTIVSGDKDLIQLTDENTVVEISKKGVAEFEEFTPAYLMEKMGLTPAQFIDLKALMGDKSDNIPGVTKIGEKTGLKLLHEFGSLEGIYENVDGFKASKMKENLINDKEQAFLSKTLATINTTSPITIGLDDLAYKGPNLDTLAAFYEDMGFHQLRAGLAQTMPEAEKEEINFQEVEQLTKEHFADDDVIYFEVLNENYHRESIAAFAWGNSQRIFVSENQELLKDPLFKTFLAKPMATYDFKRAKVLLSHLEIAVPAAAYDARLANYLLSNVEDNELETIARLHTTMTLASDEAVYGKGVKRAFPEKAIFLDHLARKVKVLVDSRATMLAKLEEHQQSELFTDIELPLANVLAKMEIAGIKVNKESLVDMAEQNKIIIESLTQEIYEMAGEEFNINSPKQLGVILFEKMQLPLEMTKKTKTGYSTAVDVLERLAPIAPIVAKILDYRQITKLQSTYVIGLQDYIMSDGKIHTRYVQDLTQTGRLSSSDPNLQNIPVRLEQGRLIRKAFTASKEGSLLLSSDYSQIELRVLAHISGDQHLIAAFNEDADIHTSTAMRVFGIAKPEDVTANDRRNAKAVNFGIVYGISDFGLSNNLGISRKQAKDYIDTYFQQYPGIKSYMDTVVREAKDKGYVETLFKRRRELPEINSRNFNIRSFAERTAINSPIQGSAADILKIAMINLDKALADGQFESRMLLQVHDEIVLEVPEAELPAIKALVKETMEAAVALSVPLRADENAGQSWYEAK from the coding sequence ATGGATAAAAAGAACAGATTATTATTAATTGATGGCTCTTCAGTAGCTTTTCGTGCTTTTTTTGCACTTTACAATCAAATTGACCGCTTTAAAAATCAAGCAGGTCTCCACACCAATGCCATCTATGGTTTTCATTTGATGCTTGACCATATGATGAAACGTGTTGATCCCACTCATATCTTAGTGGCATTTGATGCAGGCAAAACAACTTTTCGTACAGAAATGTTTGCTGATTACAAGGCTGGTCGTGCTAAAACTCCTGAGGAATTTCGGGAGCAATTCCCTTACATCCGAGAAATGCTAACGGCTCTTGGAGTTCCCTTTTATGACTTAGATAATTATGAAGCTGATGACATTATCGGAACTTTGGATAAGATGGCTGAACGCACAGAAGTGCCCTTTGACGTTACCATTGTCAGCGGTGATAAGGATTTGATCCAGCTAACAGATGAAAATACGGTTGTTGAAATTTCTAAAAAAGGCGTAGCCGAATTTGAAGAGTTCACACCCGCCTATTTGATGGAAAAAATGGGCTTAACGCCAGCACAATTTATTGATTTAAAAGCTCTTATGGGAGACAAATCAGATAATATTCCTGGTGTTACTAAGATTGGTGAAAAAACAGGTTTAAAATTGCTTCATGAATTTGGCAGCCTAGAAGGCATTTATGAGAATGTTGATGGCTTTAAGGCGTCAAAAATGAAGGAAAACTTGATAAATGATAAAGAACAAGCCTTCTTATCAAAAACTTTGGCGACAATTAACACCACTTCCCCCATCACAATTGGCTTGGATGATCTTGCTTATAAGGGACCAAATCTTGACACTTTAGCTGCCTTTTATGAGGACATGGGCTTTCATCAATTAAGAGCAGGTCTTGCTCAAACTATGCCTGAAGCTGAAAAAGAAGAAATCAATTTCCAAGAAGTAGAGCAACTGACAAAAGAGCATTTCGCAGATGACGATGTGATTTATTTTGAAGTCTTAAATGAGAATTATCACCGTGAGTCTATTGCTGCTTTTGCATGGGGAAATAGCCAGAGGATTTTTGTTTCTGAGAATCAAGAATTACTCAAAGACCCATTATTTAAAACCTTTCTTGCTAAACCAATGGCAACCTATGATTTTAAGAGAGCAAAAGTGCTCCTAAGCCATTTAGAGATTGCTGTGCCTGCGGCTGCTTATGATGCACGTTTAGCTAATTACCTCTTGTCTAATGTTGAAGATAATGAACTGGAAACAATTGCTCGCCTACACACGACGATGACCCTTGCAAGTGATGAAGCTGTATATGGAAAAGGTGTCAAACGGGCCTTTCCAGAAAAAGCTATTTTCCTTGATCATTTAGCACGTAAAGTAAAGGTCTTGGTTGATAGCAGAGCTACTATGCTAGCGAAACTAGAAGAACACCAACAATCAGAACTTTTTACGGACATTGAACTTCCTTTAGCGAACGTCTTAGCTAAAATGGAAATTGCTGGCATTAAGGTCAATAAAGAGAGCTTAGTTGACATGGCGGAGCAAAATAAAATAATTATTGAAAGTCTCACACAAGAAATCTATGAGATGGCTGGAGAAGAATTCAATATTAATTCACCGAAACAACTAGGGGTTATTCTGTTTGAAAAAATGCAGTTGCCTCTTGAAATGACCAAGAAAACTAAAACGGGTTATTCAACAGCAGTTGATGTTTTGGAACGCTTAGCACCTATTGCGCCAATTGTGGCTAAGATTTTGGACTACCGCCAAATCACCAAGTTGCAGTCAACTTATGTTATTGGTCTACAAGATTACATTATGAGTGATGGTAAAATCCACACCCGTTATGTGCAAGATTTGACACAAACAGGTCGTTTATCAAGTTCAGATCCTAACTTGCAAAATATTCCTGTTCGTCTGGAACAAGGGCGATTAATTCGTAAAGCCTTTACGGCTTCAAAAGAGGGTTCTCTTTTGTTAAGTTCGGACTATTCACAGATTGAATTGCGTGTGTTAGCACATATTTCAGGTGATCAGCATTTGATTGCTGCTTTTAATGAAGATGCTGATATTCATACCTCAACGGCTATGCGTGTTTTTGGCATTGCAAAACCAGAAGATGTCACAGCTAATGACCGTCGCAATGCTAAGGCTGTCAATTTTGGCATTGTGTATGGTATTTCAGATTTTGGCTTGTCAAACAATTTAGGGATTAGTCGTAAACAGGCCAAGGACTATATTGATACTTACTTCCAACAGTACCCAGGCATTAAATCATATATGGATACTGTTGTCCGCGAAGCTAAGGACAAAGGCTACGTAGAAACCTTGTTTAAACGCCGTCGTGAATTACCGGAGATTAATTCTCGCAATTTCAATATCCGTTCTTTTGCGGAGCGTACAGCCATTAATTCGCCTATTCAAGGCAGCGCAGCCGATATTCTTAAAATCGCAATGATTAATTTGGATAAAGCTTTGGCAGATGGGCAGTTCGAGAGTCGTATGCTTTTGCAGGTGCATGATGAGATAGTTCTTGAGGTCCCAGAGGCTGAATTGCCTGCTATTAAGGCTTTGGTTAAGGAAACCATGGAAGCGGCAGTTGCTCTAAGTGTACCTTTGAGAGCTGATGAAAATGCTGGACAAAGTTGGTATGAAGCAAAATAA
- a CDS encoding DUF975 family protein has product MTHSLLKKEAKACLENLPGKILLYLLPLLLTLFQFGLQVHQRYLLEMGAAIATAPSLFPLLLRIISAFLFLSASFALLAALRGQKDKLTVNDSTLSLTRPYFWKSTFLLLFRYLLNTLWSLTFFIGVVILTVGTILAFGALNKGNPLTGPLLLSGLGLSVTIIGAIIALNRKIAYSMAGPIMYDQIRLNTYIGSVECLNDSVALMKGHKWQYFKLVCSFIGWFILVIFSLGILAFYVIPYYKTTSLCFYEKLRKAHEAELADTSLTE; this is encoded by the coding sequence ATGACACATTCACTACTAAAAAAAGAAGCTAAAGCTTGCTTAGAAAATTTACCTGGTAAAATCTTGCTTTACCTTTTACCTCTATTATTGACACTATTTCAATTTGGACTTCAAGTTCACCAAAGATACCTCTTAGAAATGGGCGCCGCAATAGCAACTGCCCCTTCACTTTTTCCTCTATTGCTTAGAATCATCTCAGCCTTCCTTTTTCTTTCAGCTTCATTTGCCCTTCTTGCTGCTCTTCGTGGGCAAAAGGATAAATTGACTGTCAACGATAGTACGCTGAGCTTGACTCGGCCTTATTTTTGGAAATCAACTTTTCTATTACTTTTTCGCTACCTCCTAAATACTTTATGGTCACTTACCTTTTTCATTGGTGTGGTTATCCTGACAGTTGGAACGATCTTGGCTTTTGGTGCACTAAATAAAGGGAACCCTCTAACAGGACCTCTTTTGCTATCTGGTCTTGGCCTAAGCGTTACCATTATAGGAGCAATCATTGCTTTAAATCGGAAAATCGCATATAGTATGGCTGGACCAATCATGTATGATCAGATACGTCTGAACACTTACATTGGCTCAGTTGAGTGTCTTAATGATAGTGTGGCTTTGATGAAAGGGCACAAATGGCAATATTTCAAACTGGTTTGTAGCTTTATCGGTTGGTTCATCCTAGTTATATTTAGTCTGGGTATCTTAGCTTTCTATGTTATTCCCTACTACAAAACCACTAGTCTATGCTTCTATGAAAAACTTCGCAAAGCACATGAAGCTGAACTAGCAGACACATCATTAACTGAATAG
- a CDS encoding CoA-binding protein, translating to MAYAFQNPNENCIKDYMEHAKTIAVVGLSQRSESAAYRVAKFMQAMGYQIIPVNPTCAGQEILGQVVYASLKEVPVAIDIVDVFRPSQALLDVANDFLETDAKVFWAQLGLESQEAEELLRANNRHDIVMNRCLKIDYKELVL from the coding sequence ATGGCTTACGCTTTTCAAAATCCTAATGAGAATTGTATTAAAGACTATATGGAACATGCTAAGACTATTGCTGTTGTTGGCTTGTCGCAAAGAAGTGAGTCTGCAGCTTACAGGGTTGCTAAATTCATGCAAGCTATGGGATACCAGATTATTCCTGTTAATCCCACATGTGCTGGTCAAGAAATTCTCGGTCAAGTGGTGTATGCCAGTCTAAAAGAAGTGCCAGTTGCTATTGATATCGTTGATGTTTTTAGGCCTAGTCAAGCTCTTTTAGATGTTGCTAATGACTTTCTTGAAACAGATGCTAAGGTTTTCTGGGCACAACTAGGTTTAGAGAGTCAAGAGGCTGAAGAGCTATTAAGAGCTAATAACCGTCATGATATTGTCATGAACCGTTGTTTAAAAATTGATTACAAGGAATTGGTTTTATAG
- the perR gene encoding peroxide-responsive transcriptional repressor PerR, producing MDVHSHNQQALDAYENVLEHLREKHIRITETRKAIISYMIRSTEHPSADRIYRDLKDDFPNMSLATVYNNLKVLVDEGFVSEIKISNDLTTYYDFMGHQHVNAVCEICGKIADFMDVDVMDVAKEAFEQTGYQITRIPIIAYGICPDCQKKAQKRHF from the coding sequence ATGGATGTCCATTCGCATAATCAGCAAGCTTTAGATGCCTATGAAAATGTTTTAGAGCATCTCAGAGAAAAACATATTCGCATTACAGAGACGCGTAAGGCAATCATTTCTTATATGATTAGATCAACCGAGCATCCAAGTGCTGATAGGATCTATCGTGATTTGAAAGATGACTTTCCAAATATGAGTCTTGCGACTGTTTATAATAACTTAAAAGTTTTAGTAGATGAGGGCTTTGTTAGTGAAATTAAAATTTCCAACGACTTAACAACTTACTATGATTTTATGGGGCACCAGCATGTTAATGCTGTTTGTGAAATTTGTGGGAAAATTGCTGATTTCATGGATGTTGATGTTATGGATGTGGCAAAGGAAGCCTTTGAACAGACAGGTTATCAAATCACACGGATTCCAATCATTGCTTACGGCATTTGCCCAGACTGCCAAAAGAAGGCTCAAAAAAGACATTTCTAA
- a CDS encoding CHY zinc finger protein → MVFGIGLDAQSRCVHYHSLTDIVALKCQVCQKYYACYHCHDEMENHPFAATDTSEALPVICGACRTFLSRKEYETKACPNCQKPFNPECARHSSIYFN, encoded by the coding sequence ATGGTATTTGGAATTGGCTTAGATGCTCAATCACGATGTGTGCATTATCACAGTTTAACAGACATTGTTGCTTTGAAATGTCAGGTTTGTCAAAAATACTATGCCTGTTATCACTGCCATGATGAGATGGAAAACCATCCTTTTGCAGCCACAGATACTTCAGAAGCACTTCCAGTAATTTGTGGAGCCTGTCGCACCTTCTTGTCAAGAAAAGAGTATGAAACAAAGGCATGTCCAAATTGTCAGAAACCATTTAATCCTGAATGTGCAAGGCACAGTTCTATTTATTTTAATTGA